The following proteins come from a genomic window of Sorex araneus isolate mSorAra2 chromosome 1, mSorAra2.pri, whole genome shotgun sequence:
- the LOC101541166 gene encoding adiponectin receptor protein 1-like → MEPCKEALAQHREMDNMKLTESLLKEKGKQTNGTPSTAWEGHWSVISYDMLPDWLKDNDYLLHGHRPPLPSFWACFKSIFRIHTETGNIWTHLFGFVLFLFLGIFTMLRPNMYFVAPVQEKLVLGMFFLGAVLCLSFSWLFHTVSCYSERVFKTFSRLDYSGIALLTMGSVVTWLYYSFYCSSKLWLIYTYIICVLGTLAIIVSQWDRFATPKHRSTRAAVFLALGLSSLVPTMHFTFAEGIVRAITVGQMGWFLLMALLYISGACLYVARIPERFFPGKFDIWFQSHQIFHVLVIAAALAHFHGISKLQAFRHNLGSGCTDDLFL, encoded by the coding sequence ATGGAACCATGCAAGGAGGCTCTTGCCCAACACAGGGAAATGGACAATATGAAACTGACTGAATCCCTGCTGAAAGAGAAGGGCAAGCAGACAAATGGcaccccaagcacagcctgggAGGGACACTGGAGTGTCATCTCTTATGACATGCTCCCTGACTGGCTAAAAGACAATGACTACCTGCTCCACGGCCATAGGCCCCCGCTGCCTTCCTTCTGGGCTTGCTTTAAAAGCATCTTTCGCATCCACACAGAAACTGGCAACATCTGGACCCATCTGTTTGGTTTTGTGCTGTTTCTCTTTTTGGGAATCTTCACCATGCTCAGACCAAATATGTACTTTGTGGCCCCTGTACAAGAGAAGTTGGTTTTAGGGATGTTCTTTTTGGGTGCAGTGCTCTGCCTcagcttctcctggctctttcaTACTGTCTCTTGTTACTCAGAAAGagtctttaaaacattttccagACTGGATTACTCAGGGATTGCCCTGCTGACGATGGGGAGTGTTGTCACCTGGCTCTATTATTCTTTCTACTGCTCCTCAAAGCTATGGCTCATTTACACCTACATCATCTGTGTCCTGGGCACTCTTGCCATCATTGTGTCCCAGTGGGATCGGTTTGCCACCCCTAAACATAGGTCAACAAGAGCAGCAGTCTTCCTGGCACTCGGTTTGAGCAGTCTTGTGCCCACAATGCACTTTACTTTTGCCGAGGGCATTGTCAGAGCCATCACGGTGGGCCAGATGGGCTGGTTCCTGCTGATGGCCTTACTGTACATATCTGGAGCTTGCCTTTATGTTGCTCGAATTCCTGAGCGTTTCTTTCCCGGGAAATTTGACATATGGTTCCAATCTCATCAGATTTTTCATGTCTTGGTGATAGCAGCAGCCTTGGCTCACTTTCATGGCATCTCCAAACTTCAGGCATTCCGTCATAACTTAGGAAGTGGCTGTACTGATGACTTATTTCTCTGA